One part of the Sciurus carolinensis chromosome 4, mSciCar1.2, whole genome shotgun sequence genome encodes these proteins:
- the Vezt gene encoding vezatin isoform X2 — protein sequence MTPEFDEEVVFENSPLYQYLQDLGHTDFEICSSLSPKTEKCATTEGQQKPPMKVLPKQGILLKVAETIKSWIFFSQCNKKDDLLHKLDTGFRLDSLHTILQQEVLLQEDVELIELLDPSILSAGQPQQQENGHLPTLCSLATPNIWDVSMLFAFISLLIMLPTWWIVSSWMVWGVVLFVYLIIRVLRLWRTAKLHMTLKKYSVRLEDMAANSRAFTNLVRKALRLIQETEVISRGFTLVSAACSFNKAGQHPSQHLIGLRKAVYRTVRANFQAARLATLYMLKNYPLNSESDNVTNYICVVPFKELGLGLSEEQISEEEAHNLTDGFSLPALKVLFQLWVAQSSEFFRRLALLLSSANSPPGPLLSPALLPHRILSDVIQGLPHAHSACLEELKRSYEFYRYFETQHQSVPQRLSKTQQKSRELNNVHTAVRSLQLHLKALLNEVIILEDELEKLVCTKETQELVSEAYQILEQKLKLIEPHVQASNNCWEEAISQVDKLLRRNTDKKGKPEVPCENPHCTVVPLMQPTRHIADKDPIPEEQELEAYVDDIDMDSDFRKDDFYYLSQEDKERQKREQEESKRVLQELKSVLGFKASEAERQKWKQLLFSDHAVLKSLSPVDPVEPISNSEPSMNSDMGKVSKNDTEEENSSKPSTNDNEISRTEYLCENLLEDKNKDNSANKVFLQGPEERMCYQCESEDESPEADEGSLAIAPPTPRDSLQPSIKQRLARLQLSPEFTFTAGLAAEVAARSLSFTTMQEQTFGDEEEEQIIEENEKEVEESKNQDSMK from the exons CAAGGCATCCTGTTAAAAGTGGCTGAAACCATCaaaagttggatttttttttctcagtgcaataagaaagatgacttacTTCACAAGTTG GATACTGGATTCCGACTCGACTCACTGCATACCATCCTACAACAGGAAGTCCTGTTACAAGAGGATGTAGAACTCATTGAGCTACTTGATCCCAGTATCCTGTCTGCAGGGCAACCTCAACAACAGGAAAATGGACACCTTCCAACACTCTGCTCCCTGGCAACCCCTAATATTTG GGATGTCTCAATGCTATTTGCCTTCATTAGTTTGCTTATTATGCTTCCCACTTGGTGGATTGTATCTTCTTGGATGGTATGGGGAGTggttctatttgtttatttgatcATACGAGTGTTGAGATTATGGAGGACAGCCAAACTACATATGACCCTTAAAAAATACAGTGTCCGTCTGGAAGATATGGCAGCAAATAGCCGAGCATTTACTAATCTTGTGAGAAAAGCTTTACGTCTCATCCAAGAAACCGAAGTCATTTCCAGAGGATTTACACT GGTCAGTGCTGCTTGCTCATTTAATAAAGCTGGACAGCATCCCAGTCAGCATCTCATCGGTCTTCGGAAAGCTGTTTACAGAACTGTAAGAGCCAACTTTCAAGCAGCAAGGCTAGCTACCCTATATATGCTGAAAAA CTACCCCCTGAACTCTGAGAGTGACAATGTTACCAACTACATCTGTGTGGTGCCTTTTAAGGAGCTGGGCCTTGGACTTAGTGAAGAGCAGATTTCAGAAGAAGAAGCACATAACCTTACAGATGGCTTCAGCCTACCTGCATTGAAG GTGTTGTTCCAACTCTGGGTGGCACAGAGTTCAGAGTTCTTCAGACGGTTAGCCCTGTTGCTTTCTTCAGCCAATTCACCTCCAGGGCCCTTACTTTCTCCAGCACTCTTGCCTCATCGTATTCTCTCTGATGTGATTCAAGGTCTACCTCATGCTCATTCTGCCTGTTTGGAAGAGCTTAAACGCAGCTATGAGTTCTATCGGTACTTTGAAACTCAGCACCAGTCAGTACCCCAGCGTTTATCCAAAACTCAGCAGAAGTCAAGAGAACTAAATAATGTTCACACAGCAGTGCGCAGCTTGCAGCTCCATCTGAAAGCATTACTGAATGA GGTTATAATTCTTGAAGATGAACTTGAAAAGCTTGTTTGTACTAAAGAAACACAAGAACTAGTGTCAGAGGCTTATCAAATCCTAGAACAGAAGTTAAAGTTGATTGAGCCTCATGTTCAAGCAAGCAACAATTGCTGGGAAGAGGCCATTTCTCAGGTGGACAAACTGCTTCGGAGAAATACAGATAAAAAAG GCAAGCCCGAAGTACCATGTGAAAACCCGCACTGCACAGTAGTCCCTCTGATGCAGCCTACTCGACACATTGCAGACAAAGATCCAATCCCCGAGGAGCAG GAATTAGAAGCTTATGTAGATGATATAGATATGGACAGTGATTTCAGAAAGGATGATTTTTATTACTTGTCACAAGAAGACAAAGAGAGACAGAAGCGTGAGCAGGAAGAATCCAAAAGGGTACTGCAAGAATTAAAATCTGTGCTGGGATTTAAAGCTTCAGAGGCAGAAAGGCAGAAATGGAAGCAACTTCTATTTAGCGATCATG cTGTGTTGAAATCCTTGTCTCCTGTAGACCCAGTGGAACCCATAAGTAATTCAGAACCATCAATGAATTCAGATATGGGAAAAGTCAGTAAAAATGATACTGAAGAGGAAAATAGTAGTAAACCCTCTAcaaatgacaatgaaataagTAGGACTGAGTATTTATGTGAGAACCTACTAGaggataaaaataaagacaattctgCAAATAAAGTCTTCCTCCAAGGACCTGAAGAAAGAATGTGCTACCAATGTGAGAGTGAGGACGAATCTCCAGAGGCCGATGAAGGCAGCCTGGCCATTGCCCCTCCAACTCCCAGGGACTCCTTACAGCCCTCCATTAAGCAGAGGTTGGCACGGCTCCAGCTGTCACCAGAATTTACCTTCACTGCTGGCCTTGCAGCCGAAGTGGCTGCTAGGTCTCTTTCCTTCACCACCATGCAGGAACAGACTTTTGGCGATGAGGAGGAAGaacaaataatagaagaaaatgaaaaggaggtAGAGGAAAGTAAGAACCAAGATTCAATGAAATGA
- the Vezt gene encoding vezatin isoform X5, which translates to MTPEFDEEVVFENSPLYQYLQDLGHTDFEICSSLSPKTEKCATTEGQQKPPMKVLPKQGILLKVAETIKSWIFFSQCNKKDDLLHKLDTGFRLDSLHTILQQEVLLQEDVELIELLDPSILSAGQPQQQENGHLPTLCSLATPNIWDVSMLFAFISLLIMLPTWWIVSSWMVWGVVLFVYLIIRVLRLWRTAKLHMTLKKYSVRLEDMAANSRAFTNLVRKALRLIQETEVISRGFTLVSAACSFNKAGQHPSQHLIGLRKAVYRTVRANFQAARLATLYMLKNYPLNSESDNVTNYICVVPFKELGLGLSEEQISEEEAHNLTDGFSLPALKVLFQLWVAQSSEFFRRLALLLSSANSPPGPLLSPALLPHRILSDVIQGLPHAHSACLEELKRSYEFYRYFETQHQSVPQRLSKTQQKSRELNNVHTAVRSLQLHLKALLNEVIILEDELEKLVCTKETQELVSEAYQILEQKLKLIEPHVQASNNCWEEAISQVDKLLRRNTDKKGKPEVPCENPHCTVVPLMQPTRHIADKDPIPEEQELEAYVDDIDMDSDFRKDDFYYLSQEDKERQKREQEESKRVLQELKSVLGFKASEAERQKWKQLLFSDHGVKSEWN; encoded by the exons CAAGGCATCCTGTTAAAAGTGGCTGAAACCATCaaaagttggatttttttttctcagtgcaataagaaagatgacttacTTCACAAGTTG GATACTGGATTCCGACTCGACTCACTGCATACCATCCTACAACAGGAAGTCCTGTTACAAGAGGATGTAGAACTCATTGAGCTACTTGATCCCAGTATCCTGTCTGCAGGGCAACCTCAACAACAGGAAAATGGACACCTTCCAACACTCTGCTCCCTGGCAACCCCTAATATTTG GGATGTCTCAATGCTATTTGCCTTCATTAGTTTGCTTATTATGCTTCCCACTTGGTGGATTGTATCTTCTTGGATGGTATGGGGAGTggttctatttgtttatttgatcATACGAGTGTTGAGATTATGGAGGACAGCCAAACTACATATGACCCTTAAAAAATACAGTGTCCGTCTGGAAGATATGGCAGCAAATAGCCGAGCATTTACTAATCTTGTGAGAAAAGCTTTACGTCTCATCCAAGAAACCGAAGTCATTTCCAGAGGATTTACACT GGTCAGTGCTGCTTGCTCATTTAATAAAGCTGGACAGCATCCCAGTCAGCATCTCATCGGTCTTCGGAAAGCTGTTTACAGAACTGTAAGAGCCAACTTTCAAGCAGCAAGGCTAGCTACCCTATATATGCTGAAAAA CTACCCCCTGAACTCTGAGAGTGACAATGTTACCAACTACATCTGTGTGGTGCCTTTTAAGGAGCTGGGCCTTGGACTTAGTGAAGAGCAGATTTCAGAAGAAGAAGCACATAACCTTACAGATGGCTTCAGCCTACCTGCATTGAAG GTGTTGTTCCAACTCTGGGTGGCACAGAGTTCAGAGTTCTTCAGACGGTTAGCCCTGTTGCTTTCTTCAGCCAATTCACCTCCAGGGCCCTTACTTTCTCCAGCACTCTTGCCTCATCGTATTCTCTCTGATGTGATTCAAGGTCTACCTCATGCTCATTCTGCCTGTTTGGAAGAGCTTAAACGCAGCTATGAGTTCTATCGGTACTTTGAAACTCAGCACCAGTCAGTACCCCAGCGTTTATCCAAAACTCAGCAGAAGTCAAGAGAACTAAATAATGTTCACACAGCAGTGCGCAGCTTGCAGCTCCATCTGAAAGCATTACTGAATGA GGTTATAATTCTTGAAGATGAACTTGAAAAGCTTGTTTGTACTAAAGAAACACAAGAACTAGTGTCAGAGGCTTATCAAATCCTAGAACAGAAGTTAAAGTTGATTGAGCCTCATGTTCAAGCAAGCAACAATTGCTGGGAAGAGGCCATTTCTCAGGTGGACAAACTGCTTCGGAGAAATACAGATAAAAAAG GCAAGCCCGAAGTACCATGTGAAAACCCGCACTGCACAGTAGTCCCTCTGATGCAGCCTACTCGACACATTGCAGACAAAGATCCAATCCCCGAGGAGCAG GAATTAGAAGCTTATGTAGATGATATAGATATGGACAGTGATTTCAGAAAGGATGATTTTTATTACTTGTCACAAGAAGACAAAGAGAGACAGAAGCGTGAGCAGGAAGAATCCAAAAGGGTACTGCAAGAATTAAAATCTGTGCTGGGATTTAAAGCTTCAGAGGCAGAAAGGCAGAAATGGAAGCAACTTCTATTTAGCGATCATG GGGTAAAGTCCGAATGGAATTAG
- the Vezt gene encoding vezatin isoform X1, which translates to MTPEFDEEVVFENSPLYQYLQDLGHTDFEICSSLSPKTEKCATTEGQQKPPMKVLPKQGILLKVAETIKSWIFFSQCNKKDDLLHKLDTGFRLDSLHTILQQEVLLQEDVELIELLDPSILSAGQPQQQENGHLPTLCSLATPNIWDVSMLFAFISLLIMLPTWWIVSSWMVWGVVLFVYLIIRVLRLWRTAKLHMTLKKYSVRLEDMAANSRAFTNLVRKALRLIQETEVISRGFTLLLDRVSAACSFNKAGQHPSQHLIGLRKAVYRTVRANFQAARLATLYMLKNYPLNSESDNVTNYICVVPFKELGLGLSEEQISEEEAHNLTDGFSLPALKVLFQLWVAQSSEFFRRLALLLSSANSPPGPLLSPALLPHRILSDVIQGLPHAHSACLEELKRSYEFYRYFETQHQSVPQRLSKTQQKSRELNNVHTAVRSLQLHLKALLNEVIILEDELEKLVCTKETQELVSEAYQILEQKLKLIEPHVQASNNCWEEAISQVDKLLRRNTDKKGKPEVPCENPHCTVVPLMQPTRHIADKDPIPEEQELEAYVDDIDMDSDFRKDDFYYLSQEDKERQKREQEESKRVLQELKSVLGFKASEAERQKWKQLLFSDHAVLKSLSPVDPVEPISNSEPSMNSDMGKVSKNDTEEENSSKPSTNDNEISRTEYLCENLLEDKNKDNSANKVFLQGPEERMCYQCESEDESPEADEGSLAIAPPTPRDSLQPSIKQRLARLQLSPEFTFTAGLAAEVAARSLSFTTMQEQTFGDEEEEQIIEENEKEVEESKNQDSMK; encoded by the exons CAAGGCATCCTGTTAAAAGTGGCTGAAACCATCaaaagttggatttttttttctcagtgcaataagaaagatgacttacTTCACAAGTTG GATACTGGATTCCGACTCGACTCACTGCATACCATCCTACAACAGGAAGTCCTGTTACAAGAGGATGTAGAACTCATTGAGCTACTTGATCCCAGTATCCTGTCTGCAGGGCAACCTCAACAACAGGAAAATGGACACCTTCCAACACTCTGCTCCCTGGCAACCCCTAATATTTG GGATGTCTCAATGCTATTTGCCTTCATTAGTTTGCTTATTATGCTTCCCACTTGGTGGATTGTATCTTCTTGGATGGTATGGGGAGTggttctatttgtttatttgatcATACGAGTGTTGAGATTATGGAGGACAGCCAAACTACATATGACCCTTAAAAAATACAGTGTCCGTCTGGAAGATATGGCAGCAAATAGCCGAGCATTTACTAATCTTGTGAGAAAAGCTTTACGTCTCATCCAAGAAACCGAAGTCATTTCCAGAGGATTTACACT TTTGCTTGACAGGGTCAGTGCTGCTTGCTCATTTAATAAAGCTGGACAGCATCCCAGTCAGCATCTCATCGGTCTTCGGAAAGCTGTTTACAGAACTGTAAGAGCCAACTTTCAAGCAGCAAGGCTAGCTACCCTATATATGCTGAAAAA CTACCCCCTGAACTCTGAGAGTGACAATGTTACCAACTACATCTGTGTGGTGCCTTTTAAGGAGCTGGGCCTTGGACTTAGTGAAGAGCAGATTTCAGAAGAAGAAGCACATAACCTTACAGATGGCTTCAGCCTACCTGCATTGAAG GTGTTGTTCCAACTCTGGGTGGCACAGAGTTCAGAGTTCTTCAGACGGTTAGCCCTGTTGCTTTCTTCAGCCAATTCACCTCCAGGGCCCTTACTTTCTCCAGCACTCTTGCCTCATCGTATTCTCTCTGATGTGATTCAAGGTCTACCTCATGCTCATTCTGCCTGTTTGGAAGAGCTTAAACGCAGCTATGAGTTCTATCGGTACTTTGAAACTCAGCACCAGTCAGTACCCCAGCGTTTATCCAAAACTCAGCAGAAGTCAAGAGAACTAAATAATGTTCACACAGCAGTGCGCAGCTTGCAGCTCCATCTGAAAGCATTACTGAATGA GGTTATAATTCTTGAAGATGAACTTGAAAAGCTTGTTTGTACTAAAGAAACACAAGAACTAGTGTCAGAGGCTTATCAAATCCTAGAACAGAAGTTAAAGTTGATTGAGCCTCATGTTCAAGCAAGCAACAATTGCTGGGAAGAGGCCATTTCTCAGGTGGACAAACTGCTTCGGAGAAATACAGATAAAAAAG GCAAGCCCGAAGTACCATGTGAAAACCCGCACTGCACAGTAGTCCCTCTGATGCAGCCTACTCGACACATTGCAGACAAAGATCCAATCCCCGAGGAGCAG GAATTAGAAGCTTATGTAGATGATATAGATATGGACAGTGATTTCAGAAAGGATGATTTTTATTACTTGTCACAAGAAGACAAAGAGAGACAGAAGCGTGAGCAGGAAGAATCCAAAAGGGTACTGCAAGAATTAAAATCTGTGCTGGGATTTAAAGCTTCAGAGGCAGAAAGGCAGAAATGGAAGCAACTTCTATTTAGCGATCATG cTGTGTTGAAATCCTTGTCTCCTGTAGACCCAGTGGAACCCATAAGTAATTCAGAACCATCAATGAATTCAGATATGGGAAAAGTCAGTAAAAATGATACTGAAGAGGAAAATAGTAGTAAACCCTCTAcaaatgacaatgaaataagTAGGACTGAGTATTTATGTGAGAACCTACTAGaggataaaaataaagacaattctgCAAATAAAGTCTTCCTCCAAGGACCTGAAGAAAGAATGTGCTACCAATGTGAGAGTGAGGACGAATCTCCAGAGGCCGATGAAGGCAGCCTGGCCATTGCCCCTCCAACTCCCAGGGACTCCTTACAGCCCTCCATTAAGCAGAGGTTGGCACGGCTCCAGCTGTCACCAGAATTTACCTTCACTGCTGGCCTTGCAGCCGAAGTGGCTGCTAGGTCTCTTTCCTTCACCACCATGCAGGAACAGACTTTTGGCGATGAGGAGGAAGaacaaataatagaagaaaatgaaaaggaggtAGAGGAAAGTAAGAACCAAGATTCAATGAAATGA
- the Vezt gene encoding vezatin isoform X4, with product MTPEFDEEVVFENSPLYQYLQDLGHTDFEICSSLSPKTEKCATTEGQQKPPMKVLPKQGILLKVAETIKSWIFFSQCNKKDDLLHKLDTGFRLDSLHTILQQEVLLQEDVELIELLDPSILSAGQPQQQENGHLPTLCSLATPNIWDVSMLFAFISLLIMLPTWWIVSSWMVWGVVLFVYLIIRVLRLWRTAKLHMTLKKYSVRLEDMAANSRAFTNLVRKALRLIQETEVISRGFTLLLDRVSAACSFNKAGQHPSQHLIGLRKAVYRTVRANFQAARLATLYMLKNYPLNSESDNVTNYICVVPFKELGLGLSEEQISEEEAHNLTDGFSLPALKVLFQLWVAQSSEFFRRLALLLSSANSPPGPLLSPALLPHRILSDVIQGLPHAHSACLEELKRSYEFYRYFETQHQSVPQRLSKTQQKSRELNNVHTAVRSLQLHLKALLNEVIILEDELEKLVCTKETQELVSEAYQILEQKLKLIEPHVQASNNCWEEAISQVDKLLRRNTDKKGKPEVPCENPHCTVVPLMQPTRHIADKDPIPEEQELEAYVDDIDMDSDFRKDDFYYLSQEDKERQKREQEESKRVLQELKSVLGFKASEAERQKWKQLLFSDHGVKSEWN from the exons CAAGGCATCCTGTTAAAAGTGGCTGAAACCATCaaaagttggatttttttttctcagtgcaataagaaagatgacttacTTCACAAGTTG GATACTGGATTCCGACTCGACTCACTGCATACCATCCTACAACAGGAAGTCCTGTTACAAGAGGATGTAGAACTCATTGAGCTACTTGATCCCAGTATCCTGTCTGCAGGGCAACCTCAACAACAGGAAAATGGACACCTTCCAACACTCTGCTCCCTGGCAACCCCTAATATTTG GGATGTCTCAATGCTATTTGCCTTCATTAGTTTGCTTATTATGCTTCCCACTTGGTGGATTGTATCTTCTTGGATGGTATGGGGAGTggttctatttgtttatttgatcATACGAGTGTTGAGATTATGGAGGACAGCCAAACTACATATGACCCTTAAAAAATACAGTGTCCGTCTGGAAGATATGGCAGCAAATAGCCGAGCATTTACTAATCTTGTGAGAAAAGCTTTACGTCTCATCCAAGAAACCGAAGTCATTTCCAGAGGATTTACACT TTTGCTTGACAGGGTCAGTGCTGCTTGCTCATTTAATAAAGCTGGACAGCATCCCAGTCAGCATCTCATCGGTCTTCGGAAAGCTGTTTACAGAACTGTAAGAGCCAACTTTCAAGCAGCAAGGCTAGCTACCCTATATATGCTGAAAAA CTACCCCCTGAACTCTGAGAGTGACAATGTTACCAACTACATCTGTGTGGTGCCTTTTAAGGAGCTGGGCCTTGGACTTAGTGAAGAGCAGATTTCAGAAGAAGAAGCACATAACCTTACAGATGGCTTCAGCCTACCTGCATTGAAG GTGTTGTTCCAACTCTGGGTGGCACAGAGTTCAGAGTTCTTCAGACGGTTAGCCCTGTTGCTTTCTTCAGCCAATTCACCTCCAGGGCCCTTACTTTCTCCAGCACTCTTGCCTCATCGTATTCTCTCTGATGTGATTCAAGGTCTACCTCATGCTCATTCTGCCTGTTTGGAAGAGCTTAAACGCAGCTATGAGTTCTATCGGTACTTTGAAACTCAGCACCAGTCAGTACCCCAGCGTTTATCCAAAACTCAGCAGAAGTCAAGAGAACTAAATAATGTTCACACAGCAGTGCGCAGCTTGCAGCTCCATCTGAAAGCATTACTGAATGA GGTTATAATTCTTGAAGATGAACTTGAAAAGCTTGTTTGTACTAAAGAAACACAAGAACTAGTGTCAGAGGCTTATCAAATCCTAGAACAGAAGTTAAAGTTGATTGAGCCTCATGTTCAAGCAAGCAACAATTGCTGGGAAGAGGCCATTTCTCAGGTGGACAAACTGCTTCGGAGAAATACAGATAAAAAAG GCAAGCCCGAAGTACCATGTGAAAACCCGCACTGCACAGTAGTCCCTCTGATGCAGCCTACTCGACACATTGCAGACAAAGATCCAATCCCCGAGGAGCAG GAATTAGAAGCTTATGTAGATGATATAGATATGGACAGTGATTTCAGAAAGGATGATTTTTATTACTTGTCACAAGAAGACAAAGAGAGACAGAAGCGTGAGCAGGAAGAATCCAAAAGGGTACTGCAAGAATTAAAATCTGTGCTGGGATTTAAAGCTTCAGAGGCAGAAAGGCAGAAATGGAAGCAACTTCTATTTAGCGATCATG GGGTAAAGTCCGAATGGAATTAG
- the Vezt gene encoding vezatin isoform X3, producing the protein MTPEFDEEVVFEYLQDLGHTDFEICSSLSPKTEKCATTEGQQKPPMKVLPKQGILLKVAETIKSWIFFSQCNKKDDLLHKLDTGFRLDSLHTILQQEVLLQEDVELIELLDPSILSAGQPQQQENGHLPTLCSLATPNIWDVSMLFAFISLLIMLPTWWIVSSWMVWGVVLFVYLIIRVLRLWRTAKLHMTLKKYSVRLEDMAANSRAFTNLVRKALRLIQETEVISRGFTLLLDRVSAACSFNKAGQHPSQHLIGLRKAVYRTVRANFQAARLATLYMLKNYPLNSESDNVTNYICVVPFKELGLGLSEEQISEEEAHNLTDGFSLPALKVLFQLWVAQSSEFFRRLALLLSSANSPPGPLLSPALLPHRILSDVIQGLPHAHSACLEELKRSYEFYRYFETQHQSVPQRLSKTQQKSRELNNVHTAVRSLQLHLKALLNEVIILEDELEKLVCTKETQELVSEAYQILEQKLKLIEPHVQASNNCWEEAISQVDKLLRRNTDKKGKPEVPCENPHCTVVPLMQPTRHIADKDPIPEEQELEAYVDDIDMDSDFRKDDFYYLSQEDKERQKREQEESKRVLQELKSVLGFKASEAERQKWKQLLFSDHAVLKSLSPVDPVEPISNSEPSMNSDMGKVSKNDTEEENSSKPSTNDNEISRTEYLCENLLEDKNKDNSANKVFLQGPEERMCYQCESEDESPEADEGSLAIAPPTPRDSLQPSIKQRLARLQLSPEFTFTAGLAAEVAARSLSFTTMQEQTFGDEEEEQIIEENEKEVEESKNQDSMK; encoded by the exons CAAGGCATCCTGTTAAAAGTGGCTGAAACCATCaaaagttggatttttttttctcagtgcaataagaaagatgacttacTTCACAAGTTG GATACTGGATTCCGACTCGACTCACTGCATACCATCCTACAACAGGAAGTCCTGTTACAAGAGGATGTAGAACTCATTGAGCTACTTGATCCCAGTATCCTGTCTGCAGGGCAACCTCAACAACAGGAAAATGGACACCTTCCAACACTCTGCTCCCTGGCAACCCCTAATATTTG GGATGTCTCAATGCTATTTGCCTTCATTAGTTTGCTTATTATGCTTCCCACTTGGTGGATTGTATCTTCTTGGATGGTATGGGGAGTggttctatttgtttatttgatcATACGAGTGTTGAGATTATGGAGGACAGCCAAACTACATATGACCCTTAAAAAATACAGTGTCCGTCTGGAAGATATGGCAGCAAATAGCCGAGCATTTACTAATCTTGTGAGAAAAGCTTTACGTCTCATCCAAGAAACCGAAGTCATTTCCAGAGGATTTACACT TTTGCTTGACAGGGTCAGTGCTGCTTGCTCATTTAATAAAGCTGGACAGCATCCCAGTCAGCATCTCATCGGTCTTCGGAAAGCTGTTTACAGAACTGTAAGAGCCAACTTTCAAGCAGCAAGGCTAGCTACCCTATATATGCTGAAAAA CTACCCCCTGAACTCTGAGAGTGACAATGTTACCAACTACATCTGTGTGGTGCCTTTTAAGGAGCTGGGCCTTGGACTTAGTGAAGAGCAGATTTCAGAAGAAGAAGCACATAACCTTACAGATGGCTTCAGCCTACCTGCATTGAAG GTGTTGTTCCAACTCTGGGTGGCACAGAGTTCAGAGTTCTTCAGACGGTTAGCCCTGTTGCTTTCTTCAGCCAATTCACCTCCAGGGCCCTTACTTTCTCCAGCACTCTTGCCTCATCGTATTCTCTCTGATGTGATTCAAGGTCTACCTCATGCTCATTCTGCCTGTTTGGAAGAGCTTAAACGCAGCTATGAGTTCTATCGGTACTTTGAAACTCAGCACCAGTCAGTACCCCAGCGTTTATCCAAAACTCAGCAGAAGTCAAGAGAACTAAATAATGTTCACACAGCAGTGCGCAGCTTGCAGCTCCATCTGAAAGCATTACTGAATGA GGTTATAATTCTTGAAGATGAACTTGAAAAGCTTGTTTGTACTAAAGAAACACAAGAACTAGTGTCAGAGGCTTATCAAATCCTAGAACAGAAGTTAAAGTTGATTGAGCCTCATGTTCAAGCAAGCAACAATTGCTGGGAAGAGGCCATTTCTCAGGTGGACAAACTGCTTCGGAGAAATACAGATAAAAAAG GCAAGCCCGAAGTACCATGTGAAAACCCGCACTGCACAGTAGTCCCTCTGATGCAGCCTACTCGACACATTGCAGACAAAGATCCAATCCCCGAGGAGCAG GAATTAGAAGCTTATGTAGATGATATAGATATGGACAGTGATTTCAGAAAGGATGATTTTTATTACTTGTCACAAGAAGACAAAGAGAGACAGAAGCGTGAGCAGGAAGAATCCAAAAGGGTACTGCAAGAATTAAAATCTGTGCTGGGATTTAAAGCTTCAGAGGCAGAAAGGCAGAAATGGAAGCAACTTCTATTTAGCGATCATG cTGTGTTGAAATCCTTGTCTCCTGTAGACCCAGTGGAACCCATAAGTAATTCAGAACCATCAATGAATTCAGATATGGGAAAAGTCAGTAAAAATGATACTGAAGAGGAAAATAGTAGTAAACCCTCTAcaaatgacaatgaaataagTAGGACTGAGTATTTATGTGAGAACCTACTAGaggataaaaataaagacaattctgCAAATAAAGTCTTCCTCCAAGGACCTGAAGAAAGAATGTGCTACCAATGTGAGAGTGAGGACGAATCTCCAGAGGCCGATGAAGGCAGCCTGGCCATTGCCCCTCCAACTCCCAGGGACTCCTTACAGCCCTCCATTAAGCAGAGGTTGGCACGGCTCCAGCTGTCACCAGAATTTACCTTCACTGCTGGCCTTGCAGCCGAAGTGGCTGCTAGGTCTCTTTCCTTCACCACCATGCAGGAACAGACTTTTGGCGATGAGGAGGAAGaacaaataatagaagaaaatgaaaaggaggtAGAGGAAAGTAAGAACCAAGATTCAATGAAATGA